A genomic window from Plasmodium chabaudi chabaudi strain AS genome assembly, chromosome: 8 includes:
- a CDS encoding chitinase, putative, giving the protein MNIYVSLFLIIFSTINNAYSVGLKGGTAKNHPINTTYTGKQYKSLSHIDALCGDSKNFVCETKYICKNGSKGKYCSEDGNETGSGIETGGGNETGNGNEVGNGNETGNGNGTGNGNETGNGNEVGNGNETGNGNETGNGNEVGNGNETGNGNGTGNGNEVGNGNETGNGNEVGNGNETGNGNEVGNGNETGNGNEVGNGNGTGNGNGTGNGSHGRKSPREILEEYKKRKQGIIAGYYGSWNSQGVSGKQMTHSNPHVSVIYISFARINMYYDASRPYNGLQKFLQKKHGLEFETYGMMANEIQRIRKARPDVIIILSLGGETYMLDITKEIDYIPQIVNMVNNFDLDGVDIDWEPNGSFNNLNELAYSNYYIKLIDLIRSNISKDKLISISGSSNAALSCVSVWETFCKDDESPYNTQYLSEQMSTNGELYKAANMLSTGTFVNVFNTAKDKIDLVFIQTYNLETSNPDIMLDMYLSHLYYGKKYDITVFLGFSIEQNRGGFSPDNKKLVELVSKAIHDNNHQFNRADGVGIWHLFMKEQIPNGSYDLDGFVDNAWSHLNPGIKSPIDIVSTPNPDDCSTIDNYVQGVVIPNLGVYVKHNDAIWVTRSYSTRAPGVDRYEWNLVKVCYEKACNNEAAHYYNVDYPTGTKVIWKGEAFVIKQWHGGPPEGSNLGSYDKLDASSCPGLAEWNIKHPHKPVEVETPYEQERDG; this is encoded by the coding sequence atgaatatttatgtatccctttttttaattatattctcAACAATCAATAATGCCTATTCCGTTGGGCTTAAGGGTGGAACTGCTAAAAATCACCCAATAAATACAACATACACAGGCAAACAATATAAATCCTTATCACATATTGACGCACTATGCGGTGATTCCAAAAACTTTGTTTgtgaaacaaaatatatttgtaaaaatggAAGCAAAGGAAAATATTGCTCTGAAGATGGCAATGAAACAGGTAGTGGGATAGAAACGGGAGGTGGAAACGAAACTGGAAACGGTAACGAAGTTGGAAATGGTAATGAGACTGGAAATGGTAATGGAACTGGAAATGGTAATGAAACTGGAAATGGCAACGAAGTTGGAAATGGTAATGAGACTGGAAATGGTAATGAGACTGGAAATGGAAACGAAGTTGGAAATGGTAATGAGACTGGAAATGGTAATGGAACTGGAAATGGAAACGAAGTTGGAAATGGTAATGAAACTGGAAATGGCAACGAAGTTGGAAATGGTAATGAAACTGGAAATGGCAACGAAGTTGGAAATGGTAATGAAACTGGAAATGGTAACGAAGTCGGAAATGGTAATGGAACTGGAAATGGTAATGGAACTGGAAATGGCAGCCATGGAAGAAAATCTCCAAGGGAAATTTtagaagaatataaaaaaagaaagcaAGGTATAATTGCAGGATATTATGGATCATGGAATAGCCAAGGAGTTAGTGGAAAGCAAATGACTCATTCCAATCCACACGTATCtgtaatttatatatcttttgcccgtataaatatgtactATGATGCTTCTAGACCATATAATGGACttcaaaaatttttacaaaaaaagcATGGACTAGAATTTGAAACATATGGTATGATGGCTAATGAAATTCAACGTATAAGAAAAGCTCGCCCCGatgtaattataattttatccTTAGGAGGAGAAACATACATGCTAGATATAACAAAAGAAATTGACTATATTCCTCAAATAGTAAACATggttaataattttgatttagATGGTGTCGATATTGACTGGGAACCAAATGGAAGttttaacaatttaaatgaacTCGCCTATTCAAATTATTACattaaattaattgatTTAATAAGAAGCAATATTTCAAAAGATAAGCTAATTTCCATATCTGGCTCATCAAATGCAGCATTATCATGTGTATCAGTATGGGAAACATTTTGTAAAGATGACGAATCCCCATATAATACACAGTATTTATCAGAACAAATGAGTACAAATGGTGAATTATACAAAGCAGCAAACATGCTATCTACAGGAACATTTGttaatgtttttaataCAGCAAAGGATAAAATTGATCttgtttttattcaaacatataatttagAAACATCAAACCCAGATATCATGCTTGATATGTATTTATCTCATTTGtattatggaaaaaaatatgatataacGGTTTTCTTAGGTTTTTCAATAGAACAGAATAGAGGTGGATTTAGTCCagataacaaaaaattagtaGAATTAGTATCAAAAGCTATACATGACAATAACCATCAATTCAACAGAGCCGATGGTGTAGGAATTTGgcatttatttatgaaagAACAAATACCTAATGGATCATATGATCTAGATGGTTTTGTTGATAATGCATGGAGCCATTTAAATCCAGGAATAAAATCACCAATAGATATAGTTTCAACCCCTAACCCTGATGATTGTAGCACTATAGATAATTATGTGCAAGGAGTCGTTATCCCAAATTTAGGAGTATATGTTAAACACAATGATGCTATATGGGTAACAAGGTCATATTCAACACGTGCACCTGGTGTTGACAGATATGAATGGAACTTAGTAAAAGTATGTTATGAAAAAGCATGTAATAATGAAGCTGCACATTATTATAACGTTGATTATCCAACAGGAACAAAAGTCATTTGGAAAGGAGAAGCATTCGTTATTAAACAATGGCATGGAGGACCACCAGAAGGTTCTAATCTTGGATCATATGACAAATTAGATGCATCCAGTTGCCCAGGATTAGCAGAATGGAATATAAAACACCCTCATAAACCAGTTGAAGTAGAAACCCCATATGAACAAGAACGTGATggataa
- a CDS encoding centrin, putative: MKRFYLKASALLFMFISFWDEIKSTQKNDNNGTGGGANPNMSKQELEEVYMEFVEYDINRDGLIDAEEIISVLKYMKKSDFINFFTKVDLDSSGTISLNEYMVFINSY; encoded by the exons ATGAAACGATTTTACTTAAAGGCGAGCGCCCTcttatttatgtttatatctttctgggatgaaataaaatctact cagaaaaatgataataatggGACAGGAGGTGGCGCAAACCCTAATATGTCTAAACAAGAACTAGAAGAAGTTTATATGGAATTTGTCgaatatgatataaatagaGATG gtTTAATTGACGCCGAGGAAATTATATcagttttaaaatatatgaaaaaatcagatttcataaatttttttacaaaagtTGATTTAGACTCATCAGGAACAA ttTCACTTAATGAATACATGGTATTCATAAATTCATATTAA